One Saccharomyces kudriavzevii IFO 1802 strain IFO1802 genome assembly, chromosome: 4 genomic region harbors:
- the SLD5 gene encoding DNA replication protein SLD5 (similar to Saccharomyces cerevisiae SLD5 (YDR489W); ancestral locus Anc_3.94) — MDINIDDILAELDKETTAVDSTNITQVSSSTTHRDANTIVNSSLDLNAKTQIYVSPQQDFASLMKSWRNERCSPELLPYPHQLMKRLLNRISMQSQLIENISMGFLDMQNASNASLPLPNDSKLPLLCMETELERLKFVIRSYIRCRLSKIDQFSVYLRQLNEDENSLTSLTDLLSKDEIKYHDSHSLIWLKLVNDSILKHMPEELQAINDTEGSVNMIDEPDWNKFVFIHVKGPPEGNWNEDPLLQENEFGKPCYTVTIPDLNEEVELTIDSIYVMRYEVIRDLLRDDKVALI, encoded by the coding sequence ATGGACATTAACATAGACGATATCCTTGCAGAACTAGATAAGGAAACGACTGCTGTCGACTCTACCAACATCACACAGGTCTCCTCTTCCACCACCCACAGAGATGCAAATACAATAGTAAATTCGTCACTGGATTTGAATGCCAAGACTCAAATATACGTCTCTCCGCAACAGGATTTTGCCAGTTTGATGAAGTCTTGGAGGAACGAACGGTGTTCGCCAGAATTACTTCCATATCCTCACCAGCTGATGAAAAGACTGTTAAATCGAATATCGATGCAATCGCAATTGATTGAAAACATATCAATGGGGTTCCTCGACATGCAAAACGCATCTAACGCGAGCTTGCCCTTGCCCAACGACTCCAAATTGCCTTTGCTTTGCATGGAAACTGAGCTAGAAAGATTGAAATTCGTTATTAGAAGTTACATACGATGTAGGCTCAGCAAAATTGACCAATTCTCAGTCTATTTGCGGCAACTAAACGAAGACGAAAATTCTCTGACCTCTCTCACGGACTTACTATCCAAAGACGAAATCAAATACCACGATTCGCATTCCCTAATTTGGTTAAAACTCGTCAATGACTCTATACTGAAACACATGCCCGAAGAACTGCAAGCTATCAACGACACTGAAGGAAGCGTAAACATGATAGATGAACCAGACTGGAACAAGTTTGTCTTCATACACGTCAAAGGCCCGCCAGAAGGGAACTGGAACGAGGATCCCCTTTTGCAAGAAAACGAATTTGGTAAGCCGTGCTATACCGTGACAATCCCTGATTTGAACGAGGAAGTCGAACTCACCATCGACAGTATTTATGTTATGAGATATGAAGTCATTAGGGATCTGTTAAGAGACGATAAAGTCGCTCTTATTTGA
- the PKH1 gene encoding serine/threonine protein kinase PKH1 (similar to Saccharomyces cerevisiae PKH1 (YDR490C) and PKH2 (YOL100W); ancestral locus Anc_3.92) produces the protein MGDRSLTEADYAPLSKPLVPTSAEHTQTQDYSGLFVDGSDSQSRSEMQALPQGQFGDKALTSTNRFFPLASDDPGTQHEMGLDPSMRRRRDEWAERGAAKIVKNVVDPATGELTKHVVKMGIKDFKFGEQLGDGSYSSVVLATARDSGKKYAVKVLSKEYLIRQKKVKYVTVEKLALQKLNGTKGIIRLFFTFQDEASLYFLLEYASHGDFLGLIKKYGSLNEKCARYYASQIIDAVDSLHAIGIIHRDIKPENILLDKDMKVKLTDFGTAKILPEQPSNNADGKPCFDLYARSKSFVGTAEYVSPELLNDSYTDSRCDIWAFGCILYQMVAGKPPFKAANEYLTFQKVMKIQYAFTAGFPLIAKDLVKKLLVREPNDRLTVEQIKAHVFFHGVHFEDGSVWDDDAPEIQPYKVSAEAMKPLPKISETDAATKLASLHLASNNHPEAQDCSVISMSAATAAFNKDYTGQTKSGNKANASVRSVSNNTDREKIQKKISKVHASQSSPSIPATSSAKETRGHPSDVFWSHYLQTLDEHVLFMKEVEISARDVGNPRVDLGTVAPDYRNPSDIDPPPGDSGRFYKRMLVITNLGRVLIFVKRSLRMQEEHEFELQFELQLKQVKKINLINDQMLQIDDSRTIFIGCKERPFLMKIWKLLSSEISANPHVPSPKLDHKMFDRFISSKKQNSKKKSQAPPVPESGKLVNGLPGSCISKASEEGGPNMKRLPSLQTRSSSNYSKLLARSTEMRKNVTRTNEK, from the coding sequence ATGGGAGATAGGTCTTTGACGGAAGCAGACTACGCACCGCTGTCCAAGCCATTGGTACCGACATCTGCGGAACACACACAAACGCAAGATTATTCCGGTCTCTTCGTAGATGGCAGCGATTCTCAAAGCAGGTCAGAAATGCAGGCTCTTCCACAGGGACAGTTCGGCGACAAGGCATTGACCAGCACCAACCGGTTTTTCCCTCTGGCAAGCGATGACCCGGGTACGCAGCATGAGATGGGTCTTGATCCCTCCATGAGGCGTAGGAGAGACGAATGGGCAGAGCGCGGAGCAGCGAAGATTGTGAAGAACGTTGTCGATCCAGCGACGGGAGAGTTGACCAAGCATGTGGTCAAAATGGGGATAAAGGACTTCAAGTTCGGCGAGCAACTAGGGGATGGGTCGTATTCTAGTGTTGTTCTGGCTACCGCCCGCGACTCGGGCAAGAAGTATGCAGTCAAAGTGTTGAGTAAAGAGTACCTAATacgtcaaaaaaaagtcaagTACGTTACTGTGGAGAAACTGGCTTTGCAAAAGCTGAATGGGACTAAGGGCATAATCagacttttttttacttttcaGGACGAGGCAAGTTTGTATTTCCTTCTAGAATACGCTTCGCACGGTGATTTCTTGGGCTTAATCAAGAAGTATGGGTCGCTAAACGAGAAATGTGCGCGTTATTATGCGTCGCAGATCATCGATGCCGTTGACTCCTTGCACGCTATCGGCATTATACACAGGGATATCAAGCCCGAAAATATTCTGCTCGACAAAGATATGAAGGTAAAGTTGACAGATTTCGGTACGGCCAAAATTTTACCGGAGCAGCCCTCGAACAATGCGGATGGCAAGCCttgttttgatttgtaTGCAAGATCAAAGTCGTTTGTTGGCACCGCGGAGTATGTGTCTCCTGAGCTATTAAACGATAGTTACACGGATTCTCGTTGTGACATTTGGGCCTTCGGTTGCATTTTGTACCAAATGGTGGCAGGAAAGCCGCCTTTCAAAGCAGCTAATGAATACCTGACGTTCCAAAAGGTGATGAAAATCCAGTATGCCTTCACTGCAGGTTTCCCGCTAATAGCTAAGGATCTGGTTAAAAAGCTGTTAGTTAGGGAACCGAATGATAGATTGACCGTTGAGCAGATCAAGGCCCACGTCTTTTTCCATGGCGTCCATTTCGAAGATGGTTCGGTATGGGATGATGATGCGCCCGAGATACAGCCCTACAAGGTAAGTGCGGAGGCAATGAAACcattaccaaaaatttccGAGACGGATGCCGCGACGAAACTTGCTAGCCTTCACCTGGCTAGCAACAATCATCCTGAGGCTCAAGATTGTTCTGTGATAAGCATGAGTGCTGCAACAGCTGCCTTCAATAAAGACTACACAGGTCAAACGAAATCGGGGAACAAAGCCAATGCATCCGTTAGATCTGTGTCCAACAACACAGATCGcgaaaaaattcaaaagaaaatttccaaagtCCATGCTTCTCAGTCGTCCCCCTCGATTCCCGCGACATCGAGTGCAAAAGAGACGAGAGGTCACCCTTCTGACGTCTTTTGGTCACACTACCTGCAAACTTTGGATGAACATGTCTTGTTCATGAAGGAGGTTGAGATTTCGGCACGGGACGTAGGCAACCCACGTGTTGATCTCGGGACCGTGGCCCCAGACTACAGGAATCCTAGTGATATTGATCCTCCTCCTGGCGACTCGGGTAGGTTCTATAAAAGAATGTTGGTGATAACAAATTTGGGCAGGGTGCTCATTTTTGTCAAGAGAAGTCTTAGAATGCAGGAAGAACATGAATTTGAGTTACAATTTGAGCTGCAATTGAAGCAAGTCAAGAAGATAAACTTAATAAATGATCAAATGCTACAAATTGACGATTCAAGGACGATTTTCATAGGATGTAAAGAGAGGCCTTTTTTAATGAAGATTTGGAAGTTATTAAGTAGTGAAATAAGTGCGAATCCCCATGTGCCATCGCCCAAACTGGACCATAAAATGTTTGATAGgttcatttcttcaaaaaagcaaaattccaagaaaaaatctcaaGCGCCTCCCGTGCCTGAATCCGGCAAGCTAGTTAACGGCCTTCCGGGCAGTTGTATCTCGAAGGCTTCTGAAGAGGGAGGTCCCAACATGAAGCGTCTCCCTTCGTTGCAGACCCGTTCGTCCTCCAATTATTCCAAGCTGCTGGCAAGATCAACGGAAATGCGGAAGAACGTAACGCGAACAAACGAAAAGTGA
- the IZH1 gene encoding PAQR-type receptor (similar to Saccharomyces cerevisiae IZH1 (YDR492W) and IZH4 (YOL101C); ancestral locus Anc_3.90), whose protein sequence is MSITTTRRRNQESVCCKATTASIKVEAVQSKTASEKEKLLHNFDELPEWQKDNDKILTGYVRETLSWKKCLRSLFYWNNETVNIYTHLVPAIIYFLFAITLTNYFLIPVFPSTSWSDYTVINIFLMGAFSCLMCSSCFHCLKQHSEEQSNFWSKLDYLGIISLISCSMIPIIYFGYFDHVSYFSLFTTVTLVLATFCTVCVLHEKFNTSTFRPFRAMFFILFGFSGLLPLTTGFFKFGIQGVLNRIKVSFVFWEALFYISGAVIYGFRIPETIAPGKFDFLGSSHQIFHIMVVLGSLCHLKAIIDSYKLMHSHIHP, encoded by the coding sequence ATGAGTATCACTACTactagaagaagaaaccaagAGAGCGTCTGTTGCAAGGCAACAACGGCTTCCATTAAGGTGGAAGCCGTCCAAAGCAAGACTGCCTctgaaaaagagaaactgCTACACAATTTCGATGAATTACCGGAATGGCAAAAAGACAACGACAAAATCCTCACGGGTTACGTGCGCGAAACGCTGTCCTGGAAGAAGTGTCTGCGTTCCTTATTCTATTGGAATAACGAGACCGTAAACATTTATACGCATCTGGTACCGGCTATCATATACTTCTTGTTCGCCATCACGTTGACCAACTATTTCCTCATCCCCGTTTTCCCCTCCACGTCGTGGTCCGACTATACCGTGatcaacatttttttgatgggTGCATTCTCGTGTCTGATGTGCAGTAGTTGTTTCCATTGTTTGAAACAACACTCTGAGGAGCAGAGCAATTTCTGGAGCAAGCTCGACTACTTGGGAATCATCAGCTTAATCTCCTGTTCCATGATTCCTATAATATACTTTGGTTATTTTGACCACGTGTCCTACTTCAGTCTGTTTACGACCGTCACTCTGGTTTTGGCAACTTTTTGCACGGTATGTGTCCTCCACGAGAAGTTCAACACCTCCACCTTTCGTCCCTTCAGAGCCATGTTTTTCATCTTATTTGGATTTAGTGGACTCCTCCCATTGACTACAGGGTTCTTCAAGTTTGGTATTCAAGGAGTCCTCAACAGAATTAAAGTAAGCTTTGTGTTCTGGGAAGCACTTTTTTACATTTCAGGAGCTGTTATCTACGGGTTCAGAATCCCAGAAACTATAGCGCCAGGCAAGTTCGATTTTCTGGGTAGCTCTCACCAAATATTTCACATTATGGTCGTTCTTGGTTCCCTATGCCACTTAAAAGCCATCATCGATTCTTATAAACTAATGCATTCCCATATCCACCCTTGA
- the MZM1 gene encoding Mzm1p (similar to Saccharomyces cerevisiae MZM1 (YDR493W); ancestral locus Anc_3.89): MSTRSKALNAYRHGLRATRIAFQNDTEILSAARAKMRSGMASPPNPKLTAEEQIQHLEDVAVFLRRNLVQGKKVEGANMKQPRYHLNIHGDTELGDNEAIADPTAKVKTNLKARPFKCSDKKQ; encoded by the coding sequence ATGAGCACGAGATCAAAAGCTCTGAACGCATATAGACACGGCTTGAGAGCTACTCGAATAGCCTTCCAGAATGATACAGAGATTTTATCAGCTGCCAGAGCCAAAATGCGCTCAGGCATGGCATCCCCCCCAAATCCGAAACTAACTGCAGAAGAACAGATCCAACATCTAGAAGACGTGGCTGTTTTCTTGAGACGAAACTTAGTACAAGGCAAAAAAGTTGAGGGTGCAAATATGAAGCAGCCTAGATACCATTTGAACATCCACGGAGATACTGAGTTAGGTGATAATGAAGCTATTGCGGACCCTACGGCAAAAGTGAAAACAAACTTAAAGGCAAGACCCTTCAAGTGCTCTGATAAAAAGCAATAA
- the RSM28 gene encoding mitochondrial 37S ribosomal protein mS46 RSM28 (similar to Saccharomyces cerevisiae RSM28 (YDR494W); ancestral locus Anc_3.87) — translation MRSSMFRCVSRAQYSTNVTEDFINSILARAQEATAKASSNAIKFDKIKEKRTSNKSRGRSQNRNNRNYDEDKSGNGGQGEKNMRLNNGDSAHANRQPWNRNTKTSFVKEPSGSTAVIQPQFKKMQNNKNSLRGTSKAEDDLLDVFNSSTEQKQRPNNFNGNQKTQARFQKKSHILTVSRRRKTPQQEQLQRAVKRPVSSEYVLEEPTPLSLLEYTPQVFPTKESKLINFTLDSLKKSNYPIYRSPNLGILKVHDFTLKTPNFGKYTPGSSLIFAKEPQLQNLPLQENSEDLHKLMRGEYQLLKPYARQEFEKLAKTKDSLNKLVQNSQIARLSLQSVVMDPEDKKLVYDVCSGIKPISELQQ, via the coding sequence ATGCGGTCATCTATGTTTAGGTGTGTGAGTCGTGCTCAATACAGCACAAATGTCACTGAAGACTTCATTAACAGCATATTGGCAAGAGCTCAAGAAGCAACAGCTAAAGCCTCCTCCAATGCTATTAAGTTCGATAAGataaaagagaagaggACGTCCAATAAAAGCAGGGGTAGAAGTCAGAACAGGAATAATAGAAACTACGATGAAGACAAGAGTGGGAACGGTGGGCagggagaaaaaaatatgagaCTGAATAACGGCGATTCCGCCCATGCCAACAGACAACCATGGAATAGAAATACTAAAACGTCTTTTGTCAAAGAACCTTCTGGAAGTACAGCAGTTATACAACCGcagttcaagaaaatgcagAATAACAAGAACAGTTTAAGAGGAACTTCGAAAGCGGAAGATGATCTGCTTGACGTTTTCAACTCATCGACGGAGCAAAAGCAAAGACCGAATAACTTTAATGGTAACCAAAAAACTCAAGCAAGGttccagaaaaaaagtcaTATTTTGACGGTGTCCAGAAGGAGAAAAACACCACAACAAGAACAGCTCCAGAGAGCCGTCAAGAGACCTGTTAGTTCTGAATACGTTCTAGAAGAACCAACGCCCTTATCGTTACTAGAATATACCCCTCAAGTTTTTCCCACAAAGGAATCCAAGCTAATTAACTTTACCTTGGATAGCTTGAAGAAGTCCAATTACCCCATCTATAGATCACCCAATTTGGGAATTCTGAAAGTCCACGATTTTACCTTAAAGACGCCGAATTTCGGTAAATATACACCAGGATCTTCATTGATCTTCGCCAAAGAACCTCAGTTGCAAAATTTACCTCTTCAGGAGAATTCGGAAGATTTGCATAAGCTCATGAGAGGTGAATATCAACTTTTAAAACCATATGCAAGACaagagtttgaaaaattagcGAAAACCAAAGATAGCTTGAATAAGCTCGTTCAAAATAGTCAAATTGCAAGATTATCATTGCAGTCTGTTGTCATGGATCctgaagataaaaaattgGTATATGATGTTTGTTCTGGAATAAAGCCAATTTCTGAATTGCAACAGTAA
- the VPS3 gene encoding CORVET complex subunit VPS3 (similar to Saccharomyces cerevisiae VPS3 (YDR495C); ancestral locus Anc_3.86): MVKKRIKNGSGKEQDDDEGKLEVDVEISTQEEENDEKHTRGDGQDKAKDEQISIRSPIQKNIEEVDKPSQKESQLIEVSPNVGKDARQEFDSSGEAENDATKADITSTDSKAPADDKQEEDLSLKISQGPFRISTLLDNVPSNLTYTCCEAYDNHIFLGTTTGDLLHYFELERGNYMLVSQTKFDAESNSKIEKILLLPKVEGALILCNNELVLFILPEFAPRPNTTRLKGINDVVICNFSRSSKAYRIYAFHAEGVRLLKISANSLILAKTFDFKLIDKACAHEETLMISKLNNYELINLKSSQVIPLFRISETDEELEPIITTFNEENEFLVCSGGGSYESGAIALVVNHQGDIIKGTIVLKNYPRNVTVEFPYIVVESGFQSVDIYSALPNEESQLLQSITSPISDLKISKTDKIFTNVNSSEDFKMKLFNKLRLQPLTHSDNKFRIERERAFVEKSYEEKTSLIIYNSFGIHLLVPTPMVLSFTSCEESEIDNIEDQLKKLAKRKITTFEKIEANYLMSLLLFLMMLHYDHIEDEVMKKWCDFSDKVDIRILFYLFDWKVYSEIWCFHGLVDIIERLKSLKLSNKCENLIKMILMMKSKLKKRERTGLLANDFDDIMKTIDITSFNLRLRAKQTVSIDMFEHESYDEIIKEINLRGDELPRRNLLIQIYKEKGNFLEPLNLLKKANDYESLISFIEENIKNLPEDYVKETLIDDLILILRQNNENTEEGKIEQILKILTMAGVNKNEFLDRIPEEDISLRVSFIEKLGVQNSNDSKFLFNYYLTKLREIISQDKIWSILEHFIEEYKDDLEYDKTDITNFINIKLKHTLTCERFSKYYEKCEILKLEKKEDEAFIKFTFDEISKIDKEHVLSLLFFSNDLMNWISSKELLKIFLSFNDFRSVEKLTGKQDLIAVMTRYLEISPSNYSIDLVTNLLRRNFELLDDVETQLMVFKTIPSVFPLQSISESLLKIIIQYQVKKEESNLRKSLLKNQISISDEVSRNFENPE, translated from the coding sequence atggtaaagaaaagaataaagaatgGTAGCGGAAAGGAGcaagatgacgatgaaggGAAACTTGAGGTGGATGTCGAAATCTCTactcaagaagaagaaaatgatgaaaaacaCACTAGAGGTGACGGCCAAGACAAAGCGAAAGATGAGCAGATAAGTATACGCAGCCctatccaaaaaaatatagaagaagttgataAACCCTCTCAAAAGGAAAGTCAACTGATTGAAGTCAGCCCAAATGTTGGCAAAGATGCAAGGCAAGAATTCGATAGCTCTGGCGAGGCAGAAAATGATGCTACAAAGGCAGATATTACAAGCACAGATAGCAAAGCACCTGCAGATGATAAGCAGGAGGAAGACTTGTCACTCAAGATAAGTCAAGGTCCTTTCAGAATCTCCACATTATTAGATAATGTACCATCGAACTTGACGTACACATGTTGTGAAGCTTACGACAATCACATATTCTTAGGGACAACTACTGGTGACCTTTTGCATTATTTTGAACTAGAACGTGGAAATTATATGCTTGTATCCCAGACAAAATTTGATGCAGAATCGAATTCGAAGATAGAGAAAATTCTGCTTCTACCCAAAGTAGAAGGTGCATTGATATTATGCAATAATGAGCTGGTATTATTCATTCTTCCAGAATTTGCACCAAGACCTAATACGACGAGACTTAAAGGTATAAACGATGTTGTTATCTGTAATTTTTCTCGGAGCTCAAAGGCTTACAGAATATATGCCTTTCATGCAGAGGGAGTAAGACTACTCAAAATATCAGCAAACTCACTTATACTTGCCAAAACctttgatttcaaactCATAGATAAGGCGTGCGCACATGAAGAAACGTTAATGATTTCAAAGCTAAATAATTACGAACTTATTAACCTGAAGTCGTCGCAGGTAATTCCATTGTTTCGAATAAGTGAaactgatgaagaattggaaCCTATAATAACTACTTTTAATGAAGAGAAcgaatttcttgtttgTTCTGGGGGAGGTTCATACGAAAGTGGTGCTATAGCTTTGGTGGTAAATCATCAGGGGGATATAATAAAAGGAACGATTGTGCTGAAGAATTATCCAAGAAATGTAACTGTGGAGTTTCCTTACATCGTCGTAGAGTCAGGCTTCCAGTCAGttgatatatattcagCTTTGCCCAATGAAGAATCACAACTATTGCAAAGTATAACTAGTCCCATAtcagatttgaaaatctcaAAGACagataaaatattcactaATGTAAATAGTTCCGAAGATTTTAAGATGAAGCTATTCAATAAATTGCGACTACAGCCCCTAACACATAGCGACAATAAGTTTAGAATAGAAAGAGAACGCGCGTTCGTCGAAAAATcctatgaagaaaagactTCTTTGATCATTTATAATAGTTTTGGGATCCATTTATTAGTACCGACACCTATGGTGTTGAGCTTTACATCCTGTGAAGAGTCTGAGATTGATAATATTGAAGATCAACTGAAAAAGCTTgcgaaaaggaaaataacaacgtttgaaaaaatagaagCGAACTATCTAATGTCTCTCTTACTATTTCTAATGATGCTACATTATGATCACATAGAAGACGAggtaatgaaaaagtggTGCGACTTTTCTGATAAAGTTGATATCAGAATATTGTTTTACCTGTTTGACTGGAAAGTCTATAGCGAAATCTGGTGTTTTCATGGGTTAGTGGATATAATCGAGAGGTTAAAGAGTCTGAAACTCAGTAATAAATGTGAGAATCTcataaaaatgattttgatgatgaaatcaaaattaaagaaaagggaaagaaCTGGACTCTTAGCAAACGATTTCGATGACATCATGAAAACCATCGATATAACTTCATTCAATCTACGATTGAGGGCAAAGCAAACCGTATCCATAGATATGTTTGAACATGAAAGTTATGACGAAATCATCAAGGAGATTAATTTACGTGGGGATGAActtccaagaagaaacttactaattcaaatatataaagagaaaggaaattttttggaacCGTTGaaccttttgaagaaagctAATGATTATGAGTCACTAATTTcattcattgaagaaaatatcaagaacCTTCCTGAAGACTATGTCAAAGAAACATTAATCGATGATCTTATTCTCATTCTTAgacaaaataatgaaaacacGGAGGAAGgtaaaattgaacaaattcTTAAAATATTAACTATGGCAGGTGTAAATAAgaatgaatttttggacAGAATACCGGAAGAGGATATATCCTTGAGAGTATCATTTATAGAGAAATTGGGCGTTCAAAATAGTAAcgattcaaaatttctgtTCAACTATTATTTAACAAAGCTACGAGAGATAATCAGCCAAGACAAAATATGGTCTATTCTTGAGCATTTCATTGAAGAGTACAAAGATGACTTGGAGTATGACAAGACAGATATAACAAACTTCATTAACATCAAGTTAAAACACACCCTCACATGCGAAAGGTTCTCAAAATATTATGAGAAATGTGAGATTTtaaaactggaaaaaaaagaagatgaggcatttatcaaatttaccttcgatgaaatttcaaaaattgataaGGAACATGTATTGAGccttttattcttctccaatgatttgatgaattggatttcttccaaagaattgctaaaaatatttctgtCATTTAATGATTTCAGAAGCGTAGAAAAATTGACGGGCAAGCAGGATTTGATTGCCGTCATGACAAGATATCTAGAGATATCTCCCTCGAACTATTCTATTGATTTAGTAACCAATTTACTGcgaagaaattttgaacttttgGATGACGTAGAAACGCAATTAATGGTCTTTAAAACTATACCTtctgtttttcctttacaaTCAATATCTGAATCACTCTTGAAGATAATTATCCAGTACCAAgtaaagaaagaggaatCTAACTTACGAAAGTCTTTgttaaaaaatcaaatctcCATTTCTGACGAAGTAAGtcgaaattttgaaaatccagaatga